Genomic window (Falco cherrug isolate bFalChe1 chromosome 4, bFalChe1.pri, whole genome shotgun sequence):
TACATTAGTATTTTGGCCTTTAAATTTCTTACATGGTATTTATTTAGCATGGCAGTCCCCGAATTCCCTCCCTTTAAGTAACCATAAATCAAACCCCTCTTTCAGAGGCTGCTTCTTGTGTTAGATTCTGAAGATTCACTTCATACACGCTTACACTGGCTTGAGAACAAAAACAGCATCATCTAGTACATAGTAGTCATTATACATGTCACCTTCACAGAGGTATGGCAGTCTGGTGAAAGCCTCtatggcaaaaccagctttacTGAAAACTTCTGGCAGGCTATTCACTTGTTCTTCCCAAGTGTGCCCTTTGATTTCCAAAACTTCTGAGGGTTTTTCCCACTTGCCACCTactgagaaaacagaacagttttgtttaaattattaaaaaaaccaactttaTTGTGCGTTgcattttcttacagaaagcaGATTACACAGATTGTATTCGATTCCACTCCAGATAGGATGTCGGCAAGCCAATTGTAGAGTAAGATCAGTTCAAGTTTTTGCCTATTGTTCAGAAGCAGCTCCTTCTTAAGATTatcttttgttacatttttaattagcagTTCCAAGACTGgctgaaaagtaatttccacTAGTGAGGCTGGTGTTCAGCAGACATGGACAGACAGACAAtttaatgaagatattttccAGCATTATAAAATCTCTTCTTTATGTCCCCTGTTTGGCCAAAGATGGCTTCAGGTAATTATAGCAAATAAAGCCAGCAAGTTGAAAATCATGATTAGCTGTGAAGCTTCCATTAGTAGACCACCACATTATAATGGGTTGCTACAGAGTATTTGTTCCTCCAGTGGCCACCTACTAGCTGACACAGTAAAGACTGCTTAGGGTCATATAAAACTAAGAAGCCCAACACTCGTAGCATGCTAAAAGCCATGTTGTCATTTGTTATATCCAACAGAATAACCTGAAGGATTACAGGTGCAACTCTCAGAAGTTCAAAATCTAAAATGCTTCACTCATTTTCTGAGTAATGTCATCCGCAAATAACAAATGTTACCTGGTTTGGTCTGTACCTTTAAGCAATTTGCTAAATGCAATAGTAAACACCCTTCTAAACAGGAAGTTCTAAATCTTGTGATGCAGATGGTTCTGCAACTCCAGAGATTTCCTAAGTTCCTCTTCCTTCAAGCAGAATCATTTCAAGAGACACACGAGAAATGGCATCTTTGCGCCAGTTAAAAAATGTGATAATGCTGGCATTTGACTGGATTCTGTACGGTGCTggtaagacttttttttaaacttcttctgttttcccatgTGATAGCAGTTAAACAAGATTGAAAATGCTGTGGTTATGATTTGCAGCATAGCCACAAAGTAAGAGTGGTGAAAAGTTTTGCTGAGAATCAAGCTAACTTCTGCTATCTTCATACAACTTCCAAATTAAGCAACTGTtagcaaatgctttttcttccaaaagccTGAAACGCTCCTGTAAGCTATGATTTCTGGGTCAAATACTACTGCGCTTCCCTGCAAAGAATGCTCCAGCAGCATGGTTTCAGTGCAGCTGTGCTTGTTTGGGAGGGTTTGGGAAGTCCAGCAGACAGTATCTACATGAACTGAAGCCATGAGGTCTGCTCTGCAAAGCCACCCAGAGCCCTAGAGTAAGGTAGGAAAGAAGATCAACTGCAGGAGCACAAGCTAACTGCCTTTCACTGTACAGGGCGCAAGTACACCAACAACCTATATTACCACAATCTTCAGATTGCTGTAGCTACCATGGAATGGTTCTGATGTTGATCTGACAGAGTAGTAGAGCTTCATTTTGTTCCTGTAGAAGTCACAGACACTGAATCTGCTTGGAGTTGGTCCATAAAACGCTCAGTGAGAAAAATGCAGGGCCAAGGCTGATTGTCTACCATGGACAGGCTTATAAATTGTGTATCAGCAGTAGATTAAGAgacttcagtttatttttctttttatttgttattttttaggAAGTAGAAAAAGGTGCTGTTGAGCTACTACCTTCATTTTCACTGCAGTAATCTCAATCTCCTTGTTTAAATGATTAAGCGgtttatttgaataaaattaaatatactaaaacaatatttaaaatatggatTTCAATAaggacttggaaaaaaataatcccagacCAGTCACATTAAACATTACATTTCAGTTCCTTAATTAGAATTCTCTTCTCTGATTAACCTTCCCATTTTTTctgcacacatttttaaatgtcagaacTAACAAGCAATATTATTATCCTTAGAAACCCAGAGTCAATGTATGTGATTAAGTGGAAGACTGTCTAGGAAACTATTATGAATTCTAATCAATGTTATGAAACTCCTAAATTAGAAATGTCTCTATGTCATTTCCACTGCCTGTCATCAGGCTGTCTCACTTGACTCAGATCAGCATCAGTAGAGGAGAGCGAAACCCTTGCAGAACTACTCCATGGAGCATCTACAGTTATGGCACATGATACACACACACTGTCCATTACCCCCCTAAACTCCCAAAACACTCAGGACTAAATCTGAGGCAGGGAACTACACAAAGTACTCTTTCGGTCTTCTCCAGAGCCCAAGACGACATGCACATTATTTCAGATACGTGAATCTTCTCTCCACTtactcagaaaaacagaaacctaAGCACATTACCACACAGGCAAAACTGTTAAATGAACACATGGGCAAGCTGTAGGTATTGGCTAAAAGAAAAGTTTGCTGGAAACAACCTTAAAAATTTCAAGTTTGAAACACagttgtttttcctcctttcctcccaccTTTTCTTGAATGAACCAGAagtatcttattttcttttacattgtGCCCTGCTTTATAACTGTCCCTCACATTGCCAATTGTTTACTCTCAACAGGTGCTACAGATATCTGCCGAGTGACTGTAACACAACCCAGATATCAGGAAGCTGACTACTCCATGCACACCGTGTTCCTCACATGCgctttctctgcttctggaTGCTCCTCAACCCCACCTCAAGTTCTATGGTTTCGCTTTTTAACTAATGAACATCAGGATTTGTGTACTCCTGGATGCACAGATCATCAGAAGTACACAGTACATTTATCAGGAAATAATAGTTCACTTCAGATCAATGATCTAACTGTAGATGACAATGCTGTTTATATCTGTGGAATAGCATTTCTAGATTCAAGTTCACCCCATTCTAAACAAACAGGAGATGGAACAGTACTAACAAAGACAGGTCAGTTGATCATTCCTTCTTAGTGAAGTACTCTAAGAAATAAATTCTCTTTCCTAAATATTGTCATTATTTACACTTTCAAGAATGGCATTTAAGATGGAAATACCAACAAAACCGTTAGGAGTAGTATGTCTGTATCAAAATATCAATAGTAAAACCATGGAGGGATTCTACAAATAAGGATCTTAACCTCATTTGCTAATTAGACTGTTCTGTCATATGATGCAAACGACTAGAATTCTACAAAAGAAGTTTTGTACTCATGTTATCTAACCACACTCTACATCCTCTTACATAAAAGACTTTAATGGCTATCAGGAAGGAAGTATCAACAGAAAAATGGGAAGTAGAGAAACTGACTTTTAGTGGAAATAGATGCAGCAGAGTACAGGGTCTCAGAACTGGGGATTCACTGGGCCAACCTGAAAAAAGTTTTAGTTCTGAACCTTTGCATCATTTGCCTTCTAGTTAAAAAAAGTGATGAAACTTCATTAACTACATTTCAGTTCTACATACCTAAAatagcaaaaaaccaaaacaaaaccctagCTGGATTATTACTTTCCCTatattccttccttccttcatctAATTGCGTTTCTGAACAAAAGCTTTATTCAGATATTCCTTTACGAGAGCAGAAAACTGGATTCCATTCTCTGTCTACCCCTAAAGGAATGGTTCATAATCAAAAATAACAAGTCTCCATTGCCCTTGCAAACATTCCAGGAAACAAGTGATCTCACCGAGGAATTTGGACTGAAAATGaaccagaaaaatactgatGGGTGTCAGGTCTTTAATTCCTCAGAGGAAGGGggctgaaatgcagaattttaagaaaattatgtgAATCAGAAGAACTGTCCTTTATTCTAACACTCACTTTTAATGaaggagcagagaagcagaTCAGCAATGGAAAACTCATCTTCATGATCATCGCCTCATCCTTACTGTTTCTATACAGCACTACCGTATTCACATTCTTTGTAGTCTACAAGGTAGGCtcaaagtgatttttctgattttgttcattttttaaactgcttaGATTTACATCTCCATAAGGAGAATAAAAAGACATTCCTAGATTCCATAATTTTTATGatttaagttttaaaacagtGGCTAGTTGAAGTTCATATGCTGCACGCATCTGCAAACTCTTGTGTGGCACATACCTGTACTCCCAATAGCAaccaaactttcttttttcagtaaagTGTCTAAAAGACTAGGTATTCTAAAGTTAAAATTATCCTGAGAGTACTAACCAGCAAGTTGGAGATTATCTATCACAGCACGCTCAAAAAGCAAACCTAGGAAGTACCATCGTAAGTCATCAACTCTTTGTTTCCAGTAAAggtaatttatatttaatgtcAAAGTATCTGTGAGAGCTGCAGTAAAGTTACTGCAGACTGACTTTGCTTGTGTAATGAAATTCTACTCATATACCACACATATACAGATGAGAGACCTtggtaaaatttaaaatatcagaGATTTGGAAGAAGTTTTATGCTTatagaaaacaaacacattaaaatgtGCCTCATTAAAAGTTACATAActactgaatttattttctaaaattgtatctatttatttttaatcttgaaCAAAATTTGTGTttagttaaaaacaaacatccaAAGCTGCAACTGGAATCTTTACATAATAATGAGATGCTGACATGAGAATGAGGACTAAGTGCTATAATATGGTGAAATGGTTCTTTGCTGTAGTGATCACTGTCTGAGCATACAGACAGAAcagtctttttcatttttgcttttctttaaatgggGTCGAGTAGTATGTgggaaaaatctttaaaaattaaaaactggtATCCATGATGCCATTGGTTTATTTTTGAGAATTGGGTAGTGCTTCAGGCAGGTCCCACTGTactcaaagcaaaaatacttgAAACTTCTAGTACCAGAAGCTGAAAAAGGCTTTACATGCTTGGAAAACTTCTGCAATTTTTCCAATGGTATACGCTGATCTAATGAAAGACTTTTACCTACCAACTGATGTTGTAGAAGAGCAATGCTTTTAACTATTCTACCACCTTAGCAGTTGGCTTCTCATCTtatgttttaataatttttcattttattatccCTCCCTCCAGTTAAAACCAAAGCTGCTAAAGAGAAGCGGGAATGAAGACCAAAGACCAGAGAACAGTGTATGTCATcactttgtttgcttttttagcGATTCGGAGCTTTTTTCCACCCTGCTGTTTTAAAGTATACTGGGCATCAATTTTGTGATTAATCGATGATTCAGTTAAAGAGACATTCAGAGCTGTTAAGGCTTCACCTCAGATTTGCACAAAACTAGTTAATAAATCTACATTTAACCAATTTTAactgataatttatttttaatgaattggATACAGGACAAAGTCAGTCTATGTAAAGGCCATATCTAATACCATCTTCCTTTAGGTTTTAAGTAAATTCTGTtagaacttctgaaaataacaagttttgctattaattttttgtttgttgaaaTGGTGCATTCAGGTAACCCctcatgtatttaaaacaagtCTATTAAGAACCTCTATCACCATGTATTCTtgaataaaaatcagaagttaCACTTTTAAATATCCAGTACAGAAGGTATATATGTTAAGAGATGTAATATTAATGCAATTTTAAACCCTACTGCCTGCCAAGGCCAATGTTCTTAAAGTGTTATTAAATAACATTCCCAAAGAcatacacagggaaaaaaatcagaattataaaaggtaaaaaaggaTGTCTCCCCCCACTTCAAATGTAGCACTgacctaaaatattttaaataatttgcagAAAATCTGTAGCGGACGAAAAATTTTTCAAGCAATAGCCCAAGAACTTCAAAAGCAGAGGTACGCTGAACACTGCCAACAGCCTGTGAGTACCTATCTCTCCTAAATTTCAATATTGGTAAAAACAGAAGCTGAGTTTTTAGGAGTATACCATTTCTACTTCCtctagaaatacatttttctttttttaaagttgacACAGGTCTAAACAAAATACTCTGCACAACAGTCAAAGATATTATAAAGCATTCTAAATGCCcatacatttaaaattgcatatatatatatgatactATATACCTTATAGAATGTATGtacatttagaaattaaatgttctATTGATTTGTGTTTTGCCAAGAAGATGTCTCAACAAGTGATTCTGGACCGTCTGGTAAAATGCATAGAGTTATTAAgagtttgcttttgaaaaatactgcaattgTAGTTCCCCTTGCTCCCTTAGCCCAGAGTAACTAGCTGACAGAAATGTAACAAAACTGTTGTAAAAGCTCTACAACATTCTTCGACATATTTCCCCCTCCTTCAACATACAGAGCCTAAACTAAGCATTCAACCTCACCAGGTAAAGCCACACAACTTATTTCATCAAATTTATGTCCATGAGTCTTATATGACTATATGACAATAATTTTGCACGTGCCATCTAAGttacaaaaaacccctcacttTAGCAGTTGTGTATttgcaagcaaagaaaatggcTTCAAAATCCTGCTtcaaaaatgttgcttttcttgaGGAACCGTATAAATTTTCCCCTGTTCTGAGCATGCACCACACCACTTCAGAGATGcaaggagaaacaaaagaaatagaacaaagtcaaacatttttatacatttttacttcatttatttccatataGCCCCTATTGTTTTCCTCTATGATTACCCCTTTAAAGACTTTCAAGACCCTGTTGACGTGACCCGATTCTTGGTTTGAGCATCAGATATGAACACAGTGAAAATAAGGGCTATGTTTTACTGCCTCTGTGTTCCCTGGAAATTAGGAAAaaccaagaggaaaagaaatacattttgaatCCTGTAGATGAGATGTGGACAAAAGCAACTGGATTAAACGGGGAGAAAGGAGTTTACTGAAACAGTAAAGGGATGGAGTTTGCCTCAAAAAGGAAATTctgtctttataaaaaaaaagttcacatcACTAACAAAATACTTCTATATTTTTCCCCTAGGATGATGTGGAAGATAACACTGTTTATCAGAACAGATGAGCATGTGTGGCAGTTCAGATTTGTTCAGTACTCTTCATGCAAGCAAAAGGGGCAGATGAAAAAGTTAAGCTTCTTTACAGACTTCCTTTGCTTtaaagggagaggagaaaagcttGCAGGGCAGTGTTCTTCACCCAAAACCAAGTGCACTGTACATTACATTTACATTATATATTACTTCAATTTTCCATTCTGCAAGAACAAGAACCATGGGAAAAGACTTCATCTTTCATAAGATGACTGCTAATGCTTCAcaaaagtttcctttttcagtttagatTTAATTCtatgtctttttctctttacataAATTTACATGTATTCCTTTTACATGAATTGAGCATTTGTGAAAGATGTATGATGAttgacagcaacagaaaataaactcatTTCATAGGTGAAATTCTGGTTTTAGTCATGTTAGTGTGATAGTTATCGATGTACAGGTACACAGATCATTACTGAGCAGCTTAAACAGAGCAAAACTTACGTGTTCTATagacaagcaaacagaaaaaacagacagTAGAGATGCATTTACTATCATGGTAAAGCTCGTTTGGGATGGGAGTTCCTTCCTAGCCTATTTATAGAAGGAAAGTAGTGGTCATAGTAAGAAGGTTGCTCCTGCTATACTAAAATTCACTTGCTAGACAGAAACCCCCATCTTCCAGTCCTATTATCTGAAGTCAAGACTACCTGGAACACCAACTTTTGCCTCTACATCCCTGTTCAACACAGatacaaacacaaacacagataTTCCATACCTTGAATAGGTAGTATACTATTGTTATCatcatttaaataaagcaaGGCTTTGTTTAACaaatgaaacagcatttctCACTTCAGCGAGATGAGAACTGACAACTGAGACAAAGCAAGGGTCCATCTAGCATAGTACCATGTTTCCAGCTCAATTTAGCAGCAAGTATTTCTGGGAAGACAGAATCaacacttttcttttcttaaccCTTCTAATCAATCACAAGGACATTAACATGCTCAACAAGAAATTTTCACAATCCTAGGCTGCTAGGGTTTACTACTTCTGAAGTATGGCCTCTCTTGACTTTTTTATTCTAGAGAAACTTAAACCAGTCTAGTCATATATTATCTAATAATGCCTTTATATAAATGATGTCTATATTAGGAAATACAAAGGATTTTATGGGATACCTACCAAAAATATTGTTATAATAATACATGTTCTTTATGTGACTAGTCTAATATGCTTCATCTGGCTTACTTATCAAATTTAGACATGTGCAATAAGTGCACTACTTTTTGTTGTGgatgttgaaaataaaattctgaagagCCCCAGAAAGTCTATGATTAAGCTACTCTGGACTCTAGGTGTCACTGTAATTCCAGAAACAGTAagcacagaaatatatttcacctcctcctccaccttGCTTTGTTCTCTTAACCAGTCACACAGACACTTCTAACAATTACCCTCCCATTACGTTACATGCAATAACTCAAATATcttgttttaattaaagctaTTCCTCCATTTCTAGAAACTGATCTATGCACTGATCAAACGTGTTACCTGCCTCATCTCTTCTCCATTTGTTCCCCCCTCTAAAATTCATAAGTCTCTCTAGGCAGGTccaaactgtttttaattagCTGCTACAAGAAGTTACTTGAGCCATGAAATGTTCTCCTCTTTGAGTGTTccaactattttttttgttaaatataaaGCATATGTACATATCTAacacttttcaaaatgtatCATCGTGTAGAAAGgctgaatgaaaataatgaaattccAAAATCATTTTGTACATCATTAAGACAGTCTGGCAGTCTATTTCTTTAGACTAGAGTTAAACAGATCTTAAGTGGGAAAGCTTCAGTGGAATGACAGTAACTTTTGTGTGTGCTAACTCATATGGGCCCACACCCGTAACAGTAGTAAACAGATAAACTGAGTATGTTTTTAAGTTTCAGAACATATTAAGGGAACAAAACTACCTTAAGCAAAATGACTAATCTGCTACAATTCATCATCACAAACAAAAGTATGACTTTGGTTTACAAGACATCTTACAACACATTTCAACTTTCAACAATAGCAATGACAGAGTTCAACA
Coding sequences:
- the IGSF6 gene encoding immunoglobulin superfamily member 6 isoform X2 produces the protein MASLRQLKNVIMLAFDWILYGAGATDICRVTVTQPRYQEADYSMHTVFLTCAFSASGCSSTPPQVLWFRFLTNEHQDLCTPGCTDHQKYTVHLSGNNSSLQINDLTVDDNAVYICGIAFLDSSSPHSKQTGDGTVLTKTGAEKQISNGKLIFMIIASSLLFLYSTTVFTFFVVYKLKPKLLKRSGNEDQRPENSKICSGRKIFQAIAQELQKQRYAEHCQQPDDVEDNTVYQNR
- the IGSF6 gene encoding immunoglobulin superfamily member 6 isoform X1; the encoded protein is MASLRQLKNVIMLAFDWILYGAGATDICRVTVTQPRYQEADYSMHTVFLTCAFSASGCSSTPPQVLWFRFLTNEHQDLCTPGCTDHQKYTVHLSGNNSSLQINDLTVDDNAVYICGIAFLDSSSPHSKQTGDGTVLTKTGAEKQISNGKLIFMIIASSLLFLYSTTVFTFFVVYKLKPKLLKRSGNEDQRPENSKICSGRKIFQAIAQELQKQRMMWKITLFIRTDEHVWQFRFVQYSSCKQKGQMKKLSFFTDFLCFKGRGEKLAGQCSSPKTKCTVHYIYIIYYFNFPFCKNKNHGKRLHLS